The Rhododendron vialii isolate Sample 1 chromosome 6a, ASM3025357v1 genome includes a window with the following:
- the LOC131330404 gene encoding (-)-germacrene D synthase-like gives MELVNANSTVPVPITKNSEVSDDHVTQRRPANYHPTIWGDHFLSYGSDVTVADVKMEQQLEQLKEKVRNMLMAADKPSRKLNLVDAVQRLGVAYHFQIEIAALLQHLYKTYHQHAFEKADVEDLYYVALLFRLLRQEGYPVSCDLFNKLKDNEGKFKESLIGDVRGLLSLYEASHLRMHQEDILDEALEFTTTHLNSALPNLSNNPIAAQVVHALDQPIHLGLTRLESWHYISFYEKDDSHNKVLLDFAKLDFNLLQRLHQKELSEFTRWWKDLDVAGKLPFARDRGVELFFWILGVYYEPQYFPAIRILTKLISLISINDDLYDASNATIEELVIYHDAIQRWDVNAPDQLPDYMKHFYQKILDTYNMIEDEMAKQGRSYRVEYAKSALKDMVRVYLIEAKWYHEGYVPTLEEYMPVGKLSAGLRSLATASLVGMGEVATKEAFDWVISDPLIVEASGVIGRLMDDIVSHAFEQERGHAASAVECYMKQYGATEEEAVAEFQKQVTSAWKDNNSECLRPTAVPMPVLLRVFNVARTFHIVYKDADSYTHSGAKFKEIVTSVLVDSVPI, from the exons atggAGTTAGTAAATGCTAATTCCACTGTCCCTGTGCCAATAACAAAAAATAGTGAAGTGTCCGATGATCATGTCACTCAACGTCGCCCTGCAAATTATCATCCCACTATATGGGGAGATCATTTTCTCTCCTATGGCTCTGATGTCACG GTAGCTGATGTTAAAATGGAGCAACAACTTGAGCAGTTGAaagagaaagttagaaacatgttgATGGCAGCTGACAAACCTTCACGAAAGCTGAACCTCGTTGATGCTGTCCAACGCCTCGGTGTGGCCTACCATTTTCAAATTGAGATTGCTGCATTATTACAACACCTATATAAAACGTATCATCAACATGCTTTTGAAAAAGCCGATGTTGAAGATCTTTACTACGTGGCTCTCTTGTTTCGGTTACTCAGACAAGAAGGATATCCTGTCAGTTGTG ATTTATTCAACAAACTCAAGGACAATGAAGGAAAATTTAAAGAATCATTGATTGGTGATGTGAGAGGATTGTTGAGTTTGTATGAAGCTTCACATCTGAGGATGCATCAAGAAGACATACTAGATGAAGCACTGGAATTCACCACCACTCACCTCAATTCCGCACTACCAAACTTGAGCAATAATCCAATTGCAGCACAAGTAGTTCATGCTCTAGATCAGCCCATTCACTTGGGCTTGACAAGGCTCGAGTCATGGCACTATATCTCCTTCTATGAAAAAGATGATTCCCACAACAAAGTTCTATTGGATTTTGCAAAATTAGATTTCAATTTACTGCAGAGATTGCACCAGAAAGAGCTAAGCGAATTCACAAG GTGGTGGAAAGATTTGGACGTTGCAGGGAAACTACCTTTCGCTAGAGACAGAGGGGTGGAGTTGTTCTTTTGGATATTGGGAGTGTACTATGAGCCCCAATATTTTCCTGCTATAAGGATTCTAACCAAATTGATTTCCTTGATTTCCATTAATGATGACTTATATGATGCCAGCAATGCTACCATCGAAGAACTTGTGATCTACCATGATGCAATTCAAAG GTGGGATGTCAATGCCCCGGATCAACTTCCGGACTACATGAAACACTTTTATCAGAAGATTTTGGATACTTACAACATGATTGAGGATGAAATGGCCAAGCAAGGAAGATCATATCGAGTCGAATACGCCAAATCCGCA TTGAAAGATATGGTTAGAGTATACTTGATTGAAGCCAAATGGTATCACGAAGGTTATGTTCCAACCTTGGAAGAGTATATGCCAGTTGGGAAACTGAGTGCTGGTCTCCGATCACTTGCGACCGCTTCCCTTGTTGGAATGGGAGAGGTTGCGACCAAAGAGGCCTTTGATTGGGTTATCAGTGATCCTTTAATTGTTGAAGCTTCTGGAGTGATTGGCAGGCTCATGGACGACATCGTTTCCCACGCG TTTGAGCAAGAAAGAGGTCACGCAGCTTCAGCAGTTGAATGTTACATGAAACAATATGGTGCGACAGAAGAAGAGGCCGTTGCTGAATTTCAGAAACAAGTTACAAGTGCATGGAAAGACAACAACTCAGAGTGCCTCCGCCCAACCGCTGTCCCAATGCCTGTCCTCTTGAGAGTTTTCAATGTGGCACGAACGTTTCATATTGTATACAAGGATGCGGATAGTTACACACATTCTGGGGCCAAGTTCAAGGAAATAGTGACCTCGGTACTCGTTGATTCTGTGCCAATTTGA